DNA from Brassica napus cultivar Da-Ae chromosome C4, Da-Ae, whole genome shotgun sequence:
TCTTTTAACGAGCGTCCTTTGACAAATAGCCCTGCGCTTCAACTTTTCTTGCGTTGCGAAGCTCATCAACTCCATCTCCTCTCTCAAACACAGCCGCTGCACCCATCCCCGTCCCTGCAAACATTTTTCCCAATCAACAATGCATTTTCAGACACCGATTTAGCGATTGCGAGTGTGAGAGTATAGAGTAAGAGAGAGAAGCTTACCAATGCACATTGACACTACCCCAAATCGACAGTCTTTCCCACGGCGTTTCATCTCGTGCAGCAAAGTAGCAACGCAACGAGCTCCTGTCAGAGATTCAACAACCATTAGCTAATCTTACTCTCTGATCTCTTGACTTGACTGCAGCATATTACATTTTCAAGAGTTTGGTTGAGAGTATTAACCAACACTCTTTGGCTTGGTGAACAGaaacaataatagtattttcatAGCTACGTTCTTATATACCTGTAGCGCCCAAAGGATGTCCGATGGCCATTGCGCCTCCATTGACATTGACCTTCTCTGCGTCAAGTCCCAACTTGTTACGGCAATATAGAAACTGAGATGCAAATGCCTGAACACACAAGAATCAAAACCCGAGGGTGGTGGCATCAGAATGTGCGGGACGAGATATCTGGTGAGAAGAAGATCATGAAAGTATTTGCTATTTACCTCGTTAATCTCAAACAAGTCGATGTCATCGAGTTCTAAACCAGCTGCCTTAACTGCAGCAGGAATGGCAACTGCTGGACCGACACCCATGATTGCTGGATCAACACCAACTGCAGCAAATGTCCTGAAAAGTTGTCCAATAACGTGCTACTTAAGAAAACCAATAAATGTCGGAAAATACAGAAAGAACAATGTATGCTGTCCAGATACTAGCATATATGTGTGAATGAACATCACAACGTCTCACCCACCTGAATACACCAAGAACGGGAAGTCCTTTTTGGGTAGCAACACTTCTCTTCATGAGGAGAACAGCTCCTGCACCATCACTTACTTGACTGGAGTTTCCTGTTTGACAAGGAACACATGACGCAAATGGATTCAAGTTTGTGATAAAAAGAAGTGTCTCTCTGCAACGAAAGAATCGATTTTTGGGAAAAGTACCAGCAGTTGTGGTGCCGTCCTTTTTAAACACAGGCTTCAGCTTCCCAAGAGTAGCAAGAGTTGTGCTTGGTCGGATCCCATCATCAACAGAAACTGTAATGGGTGTCTCATCACCTGTCTTTGGGTCAACAAgctgaaaataaagaaaacacaagttaTCAACAACCAGAAGAACATGATCGAAGTTCAGGAATTAATGCACCAATACAAGTCTTAGTTACAGTTATTGTATGGAGGATCAGGAATAAACCTTGGTTTGAACAGGAATGATCTCATCCTTGAATTTACCAGCAGCAGTAGCAGCTGCTGCCTTTCTGTGCGAGTCGACCTAGCAATATGACTTGAtaacttagcatcaagagcTCAAATTTATGAATTTATCTGAAATTACAAcgatactaaataaaaaaattcagttCCCTTACAGCAGCTTGATCTTGCTCCTGCCTTGAAACACCAAAGCGGTGTGCTACATTTTCTGAAGTAACACCCATAGGGAGAAGACAACTCTGTGCTTGCGCAAACTTCTTCACCTGCAATAACATAATAGGTTCTATAGTGTGCTATAAAACTTAACAGAGCCCGTTAAGAACACAGAGAAGAGAGATTTCAGAGACAGTACCGCCGGGTTGACTGACCCTTCCCATGCCATCGGATTGGTAGTCATGGACTCCAGTCCAGCCCCAATACCTGCATCCAACATCACCGTCAGCTAGACGAACACAAATACATCAAGCAATGTGTAATCAAAGACATTTATTCTCATACCAATATCATAAAATCCAGCTTTGAT
Protein-coding regions in this window:
- the LOC106377106 gene encoding 3-ketoacyl-CoA thiolase 2, peroxisomal-like, with product MEKAIERQRVLLEHLRPSSSSSHSFEGSLSASACLAGDSAAYQRTSLYGDDVVIVAAHRTALCKSKRGNFKDTYPDDLLAPVLRALIEKTNLDPSEVGDIVVGTVLAPGSQRASECRMSAFYAGFPETVAVRTVNRQCSSGLQAVADVAAAIKAGFYDIGIGAGLESMTTNPMAWEGSVNPAVKKFAQAQSCLLPMGVTSENVAHRFGVSRQEQDQAAVDSHRKAAAATAAGKFKDEIIPVQTKLVDPKTGDETPITVSVDDGIRPSTTLATLGKLKPVFKKDGTTTAGNSSQVSDGAGAVLLMKRSVATQKGLPVLGVFRTFAAVGVDPAIMGVGPAVAIPAAVKAAGLELDDIDLFEINEAFASQFLYCRNKLGLDAEKVNVNGGAMAIGHPLGATGARCVATLLHEMKRRGKDCRFGVVSMCIGTGMGAAAVFERGDGVDELRNARKVEAQGYLSKDAR